In Magallana gigas chromosome 1, xbMagGiga1.1, whole genome shotgun sequence, the sequence GTCTTGCTATCATATAAAATAGTCATGATACGAACCGGAATAGTGTTCAGTTTACGGACAAGTGTTCTACCACGCATACAGTTACTCGGAGAAAAATGGCCACCTTGTAGGAGCTCGCAGACCCTTCAAgctgaaatattttcacaacaTTTCGCACCGTTATCGAAATTTTGcgcaattttacattttaagttTGATTTACACAGAATATGGTCAATTGGTAGGTAGGTTTTTCCAAATCTTATTAAAACTGGTACATACTGTCTCAATTGCACGTAAAATATGCTATGATACCAAGCTGTTTtcacattcatatgaatatccccatgttttttgtttactcgTAGCAAGTAAAGTTTCCaaaccatcgtttaaaaaaaaaactcaccttctataaagttttaaaactgcTGTTTTTTATACTCAATCATGATTATACTAAATTCAGTATCATTAGTATATACAACATAATCTATGTAATGGAATCAAGTGGTTTACACGTTGCAATACATTCCTTGATAACGATCAAAATGAATGTAGATTTTCACGTCAAAGTAAATGATATATTCGATCGGAAAGTGTTAACGTACcccctttttttaattaaacaaaaaactttcTTATGTAACTTGTATGGGAGCTTCCTCAGGTagaatatatttatgtttgcTTAAATCATGAAATCATAGGATAGGGTTTGACTACAATGGggattgaatttttacatatgaaagTATAGAGAAATAAAACAATGCCTTCTCAAATACAATTGACTAGAAAATCTGTAACgtgtggaagcatattcaggtagcgTAGATTTAAGTCTGTTCCAATCATGATTCCccggggtaggtttgggccatcTTCCCAAAAAACAATCGGTCTTGTAACTCGTCTTGGAGCATCTTCAGGTAGAGTAAActcaagtttgttttttttttcaaattattaatcCATTGGGTGTGGTTGAGCTTAAGTAGGGGTGACATTTTACATTCGaatacagatttaaaaaaaaatatttttgaaaaacaaattggtgAGGCAAGCTGTACATATACTTTGTAAGGACAGATCCttaggtattgtagattcagtttgttcaaatcatgatcccctggtgtaggatggggccacataGGGCGGGGGTTAAGAggattaaatttttacataggtttATACTTTTGTACTTTCTAACACTCAAAATTGTAGTAATACATGGTTTTACTAATATGCAGGTATCTTGATGTTTGATGGCTCTCAATTGTTTAGACCTTGTTCTATGTACAATTCTTGAACCACAGAGTGGATTCAAAGTTTGACGTTGGTATATATTAATATGAACAGTTTTTAGAATCGCAATAACAACTGCAAGGTTCAAAATGTGAATTGGTTATGAAATCGTCGTGTTTAAAAGTGGCTTAATGTTAAGCAAAGACTTTTCTAGAAagtctgaaaatatttttaaagatgctTTTACAACTTTTTCCAGATATTTCCATAACTACATAAAGATGATTTTCTCTTGCTTGCTGTTGATGCTCAGTTGAGAAATATGGCTAATGGGCCTGTGTATGTCATAAGTTAACACACTACCCatgataaaatgtcaaaattgcATATTAGTGTATGATCAAGCATTTTTACAGGACCAAAACAAAACACGGTGGATGACTTTTGGTGGATGATTTGGCAAGAACATGTGGAGCAGGTTGTAATGTTAACAAATATCATGGAAGGCGACAAGGTGAAAACTAGTCTGTTATGTGCATTTTGTttgatttgccaaaaaaaattgtaatatttaatgtctttaaaattgttaagtTTAATCTGTCATTTATATGTCATTTATGTCATTCCAAAGTGGAAATGCATCCAATATTGGCCTAACTTACAAACATCTATAGAGTGCGGTAGTTTCACGGTTCACTCTTTTGAAGAGAAACAATATGCGTTTTACGTTATCCGGAAACTTAAAGTCACCAATAAGAAGGTAAgtgtcataaaaaaaaaattctgtggttttcattgttttctgcttatattttttgttgtcgcattttgtttatatatgtcgACTACATTGAAATGcataacatgaaaataaaataaaccatCTGAATAATAAGCATATCTCTACAATGGCTTAAAACGCAGATATATCTCAGAACGACCTACTGAGAGTCATGTTTCTTATAATTAGTTATTTGCATTAAAGATGAATTTAATAATAAGTAAGAATCATCAGCAGAAGATGGTATAACATTGTTTAAAGATAACGTTGTATTATCACTTAATGAAAACGCACTACTTATCATTTGATTATCTAAATCAAAAGTCATTCTAATGTCACAAAACCTAAATGGGTCGTTGTTATATTCCTATGCGCTTTCTTCTATtggatatttttatgataatcatattataaaataaactaACATTAAAAACTATGACCATCATCAAACAAGTTTTGCGTAAATTATTTCTTAATTCGTTTTTAGCGCAAAAGCGCCAGTAGAACAATTACTCAGTATCATTATACCGCATGGCCGGATCACGGAATACCAGAACCGCTTTGTCTCTTACTTTTTCATGATCAAGTGACGAGATCCAAAGTTGACAGCCACAATGGTCCTGTCCTTGTTCATTGCAGGTATATAGACATGGCCTTGCCGTATGTATAACCTATTATACTGAATTTTATTCAGAACATTAATACCATATATTAGAATAGACGGCATTCATCTGTATTTGACAGGTATAAACACTCTTGATTATATTAAAAGGGGTCACTCAAGTGTTAAGCAACGATATAATACACATTTTTAACAATCATGATTAGACAGTTCTGAAATTGATGACTTATTACTTCAGTGCTGGAATAGGGAGAACAGGAACCTATATTGCAATAGATGTATTGTTTGAAGCAGGAAAAACGCACAGCAAAATCAACATTGCTGAATATATCAAGAAAATGAGAAGAAACCGGATGAATATGGTCCAGACCTATGTAATTATGGGATTTTTTcgatagaaaaaaatcatatacataaAATGCtaagttatatttaaaaaattgtccttAAAATGAATCAAATTGTCATTTAATAAAACCAGCATTGCATTTatgcaaaaggaaaaaaaatggtttaaaatgtACTCTGCTTTACATCACACCTCAAGAAGTAAATAAGTATAATGGACAATAAAACAATCAACTATATAAAATGTTCTGTAAATCTGTATAGATTTTGGggattttatatcaatttgcaTTTATTCATATTGAAACAAACAACAGATAAAGTCTGAGTAAACCATACATGTTAATATGATTTTCAGGCGTTCATATTAAGTTTGGGGGCTCATATATGATACCATGTTGAACTTTAAAACATTGACAAATTG encodes:
- the LOC136275846 gene encoding tyrosine-protein phosphatase non-receptor type 6-like translates to MIWQEHVEQVVMLTNIMEGDKWKCIQYWPNLQTSIECGSFTVHSFEEKQYAFYVIRKLKVTNKKRKSASRTITQYHYTAWPDHGIPEPLCLLLFHDQVTRSKVDSHNGPVLVHCSAGIGRTGTYIAIDVLFEAGKTHSKINIAEYIKKMRRNRMNMVQTYEQYKTIFLTLREMFKAPPTVLSAAAFLQKLQNELCYKPANVSAFKKEFQNLLAVRPQYTANDYKVTSQFHDFSSSIHPRK